One Pullulanibacillus sp. KACC 23026 DNA segment encodes these proteins:
- a CDS encoding glucoamylase family protein, which translates to MILNNDQLRARAHEFALTHELTSTGELAARFWPGFNRDLATLHEFAKLLQNYNVDCKQPAEDWLLDHINFIETQAQVVYRELPNTKLKRLPKLKTTGLPRIYAVCNDYLDQMNGHYDVDSFENYIMSFQEVSVLKDSECWTLLSAMRVVIIRRLAEAMREVRKRHDVCHSITSFMKQIGSKNMTDSKIRALLEQKTRKKPLDPVEIVHFVQHLSEWEPNIRIVHDWLAVHIETSESSLEQMVSFEHELQAELQVICGNLVKSLHTLERLPWRLSFTKISHIEKILLSDPNNDYKRLDIASRDLLRGRVAKIAEQLNIPETLVAQTSIRLAKSRLEDADADQTKLIPREACLSYYLLDPHGTTILRGELSKLARPRRLPHLAIRRQPSLVYFLSFILLFVGLMLVSGRWTTYGSGVRPISWLAIFAALFLPISEWVITILHEVISKCCHPTPLLRYDFSNEVSEDARTIVVMPVIWSSKEEVDDVVNQLLVHYLANRQKNLHFGILADFCDAHSETMPGDGEILSHALDRIDELQQQYGTDKFFLFHRSRVYNSVDRVYMGWERKRGKLVEFVELLSGNNHTSYKTILGETTILQNIKYIFTTDHDTLLPIGVVSRLAGTIHFPYNRPRLNHDETRVIEGFGVLQPRIGVSFESTQSSRFAALWAGEPGIDPYAFAVSDVYQDFFSHAIFVGKGIFDVEAFRKTLVDRIPDHSVLSHDLLEGGFLRTGLVSDIEVVESYPKTYYAYEQRAHRWIRGDWQLLKWLGIKCEDRHGESKQIALCSLTRWQIVDNLRRSLRAPIYFLVAILGLFALPGRSWVWETIVLLTIFLPFLRALASAVMGRRLNRSLGVSFMQCALQFITLPFSAVLSADAIIRSLYRMYVSRRNLLEWVPSAWTDRDDTTKHVFMFEPAGYIVSVLFAVVAWLSDDIFVRAIGVAALILWLLARPIIQKLNQPQKPNKYPWMDAAGSQLRELASQIWSFYERYVTEDESWLPPDNVQYHPQEIIAHRTSPTNIGLYLACVVAARDLDFIDTSVMVKRIEASVKTVVRMEKWNGHLLNWYDTESAQPLLPKYVSTVDSGNFVAYLMVVRQGLAEWGKRESDFKPHIDSLNKEINELIEQTNFQSLYNQDERLFSLGYHLDSNQKDTILYDLLASEARQASFVAIALGQIPVSHWFSLGRTMTISGKDKTLLSWSGTMFEYLMPSLIMRTYKNTIWDSTYRGVVRLQQMYADQFQVPFGISESGYYAFDYQMNYQYRAFGIPGLGFDRGLEHDLVLAPYATIMALPYAGNAGLSALKRFEDLQAKGDFGYYEAVDFTSQRLSKGSRYQVVQSYMAHHQGMSMLTLCNLLANDIMINRFHSDARICTTDMLLQERLPDKAALIEEPIGIYKKFTSFEEHFDSLERNFYEPTLLPEVNILSNGRMTSINTNNGTGMLTWNGIAVTRWREDPVVDTSGMMIYIHEFPSEETWSTSRFPCNAIQDTKAVFRLDKTSYEGEYQGISSNLEITISPNVDAEIRRLQLVNNSDQDRVLEVTTFLELAMANPSAVNAHPAFNKLFIETSHDAASQCLLAKRRPREDKEQETWAVHTVYVDTHEVGDYEFETDRAKFIGRGYSLKEPKALFSRLRGLTGSVVDPAFVMRRRIQLAPKESATVYIVTGVAESRDKALDIIHQLSEPKQSDNAFHLALVRSQIDLRHLHLTPEQAMEAYLLAGRLLFTPPLTSLRQEAIEHNRLGQSALWPYGVSGDVPIVVVTIKNMADLPFVLLITRQHQYLCMLGLEIDLVVLDETIGGYQDQLMNRLRDEMTAIGIGQMKRMIGLKASQLDENVRTLLKAVARVWLRAGGPSLKAQLHVEPMTLKPLKRQPAATQKGIQKQLATSITPIGEFFNGWGGFIEDGQAYQLFVQNGSYLPRPWSNILANPRFGCLITDFGTGYSWWHNSRECKLTPWTNDPVLDQPGECLYLRDLVTGKVWSATPKPAGAELTYKVTHGKGFSRFEQLDGEITHTMDTVVPLDDTLKVVQLRIRNSSKVQKQISITYYAEWVLGVTREAQAPFIVTEWDKDHKALLAHNAYQETFSDAVSFMHISIPGSKDPSEQLYSWTGNRAEFIGHGGSLESPAALFEKGLSNRTGSFSNTCGAIQTVVEIPPEDEITVTILFGCAASKSEVYSLIGQYGRPSSFNDTLTSVKRYWQNILGQVQVKSPDRSMDIMMNGWLLYQTLACRLWARTAFYQAGGAFGFRDQLQDSLAFLHADPSITRKQILINAAHQYQEGDVQHWWHEETHKGIRTKFSDDLLWLPYTVSRYLEQTGDYEILKENVPFIKSDVLKDEELERYEDTVVSEEKGTVLEHCLRAIRHSLKFGEHGIPLMGIGDWNDGMSRIGAQGRGESVWLGWFLLEILNRFIRLEGDILSPNEIEQFEETARQLENNLNHNAWDGSWFRRAFTDAGTWIGTNRNKECRIDAIAQSWSVLSKGTSEDRQSRAMASFDRELVDRDLSLAKLLTKPFNETSPSPGYIQGYPPGIRENGGQYTHGVIWGIVAWAMLNRRDKAFELFSMLNPITHTRNFRDVQTYENEPYVMSADVYTATPHQGRAGWSWYTGAAGWMYQAGLEYVLGVKLQGDQLYIQPCVPAEWDSYTIDYKYRKTTYSLKVYCKQDLGIPVKWLVDGKDAGKEPYLKLVDDGQVHLVEVHLGLQHFRPQENRTHG; encoded by the coding sequence ATGATTTTAAATAATGATCAATTAAGAGCGAGGGCGCATGAGTTCGCCCTAACTCATGAATTAACTTCCACCGGAGAGCTAGCCGCACGTTTTTGGCCAGGCTTTAATAGGGATCTGGCTACTCTCCATGAATTTGCGAAACTTCTACAGAACTACAATGTGGACTGTAAGCAGCCTGCGGAGGATTGGCTTCTGGACCATATCAATTTTATAGAGACACAAGCTCAGGTTGTTTATCGAGAATTGCCCAATACCAAGTTAAAAAGGCTGCCCAAGTTGAAAACAACTGGGTTACCAAGGATCTATGCCGTGTGCAATGATTACCTTGATCAAATGAATGGACACTATGATGTTGATTCATTTGAAAATTATATTATGTCCTTTCAGGAAGTTTCTGTTCTAAAGGATTCAGAATGTTGGACGTTACTCAGTGCCATGCGTGTCGTTATTATTCGCCGTTTGGCAGAAGCGATGAGGGAGGTAAGAAAACGACACGACGTGTGTCACTCGATTACGTCATTCATGAAGCAAATAGGCTCCAAAAATATGACTGATTCTAAAATAAGGGCCTTATTGGAACAAAAAACACGTAAAAAGCCTTTGGATCCAGTTGAAATTGTTCATTTTGTCCAACATTTAAGTGAGTGGGAACCCAATATTCGGATCGTTCATGATTGGCTTGCGGTCCATATTGAAACTAGTGAATCGAGCCTTGAACAAATGGTTTCGTTTGAGCATGAACTGCAAGCGGAACTTCAAGTGATATGTGGTAACTTAGTGAAAAGTTTGCACACTCTCGAGCGATTACCATGGCGTTTGAGTTTCACTAAAATTTCCCATATTGAAAAAATCCTTCTTTCCGATCCCAATAATGACTATAAACGTCTGGATATAGCAAGTCGTGATTTACTTCGTGGACGCGTCGCTAAAATTGCTGAACAACTGAACATTCCGGAAACGTTAGTGGCCCAGACTTCCATAAGGCTGGCAAAGTCTCGCCTAGAAGACGCGGACGCGGATCAAACAAAATTGATCCCTCGAGAAGCATGCCTTTCCTATTATTTACTTGATCCACATGGGACTACTATTCTAAGGGGAGAGCTTAGTAAGTTGGCCCGGCCTAGGAGGTTGCCTCATCTTGCCATACGAAGGCAACCATCATTGGTATATTTTTTAAGCTTCATTTTATTGTTTGTCGGTTTGATGCTAGTAAGTGGAAGATGGACAACATATGGGAGCGGGGTTCGGCCGATATCTTGGCTTGCTATTTTTGCTGCCCTGTTTTTACCTATCAGTGAATGGGTCATAACCATTCTCCATGAAGTAATAAGTAAATGTTGCCATCCTACTCCTCTCTTGAGATATGATTTTTCTAATGAAGTGTCCGAAGATGCCAGGACGATCGTCGTCATGCCGGTTATTTGGTCGAGTAAGGAAGAGGTGGATGATGTTGTGAATCAACTTTTGGTCCACTACCTTGCAAATCGGCAGAAGAACCTTCATTTTGGTATATTGGCAGACTTTTGTGATGCTCATTCTGAAACAATGCCAGGTGATGGCGAAATTCTCTCACATGCATTAGACCGTATTGACGAATTACAACAACAATACGGAACTGATAAATTTTTCCTGTTCCACAGGTCCCGAGTTTACAATTCTGTTGATCGTGTCTATATGGGCTGGGAGCGCAAGCGAGGCAAACTCGTTGAATTCGTTGAGCTTCTTTCCGGCAACAATCATACAAGTTATAAGACTATACTTGGAGAGACAACGATTCTGCAAAATATTAAATATATATTTACAACCGATCACGATACTTTGCTTCCGATCGGTGTTGTGAGCAGACTTGCGGGAACCATTCACTTCCCATACAATCGACCGCGCCTTAATCATGATGAAACACGCGTGATCGAGGGGTTTGGTGTCTTGCAGCCGCGTATAGGTGTAAGTTTTGAATCTACCCAAAGCTCAAGATTTGCCGCACTTTGGGCTGGAGAGCCAGGGATTGACCCATATGCTTTCGCGGTTTCGGATGTCTATCAGGATTTCTTTTCTCACGCGATTTTTGTGGGGAAAGGAATCTTTGATGTAGAAGCATTTCGAAAAACGCTTGTAGACCGTATCCCTGACCATTCTGTACTGAGTCATGATTTACTTGAAGGTGGATTTCTACGTACAGGGTTAGTTTCGGATATTGAAGTGGTTGAATCCTACCCAAAAACATACTATGCCTATGAGCAACGTGCTCATCGTTGGATCCGAGGAGACTGGCAGCTCCTCAAATGGTTAGGTATAAAATGTGAAGACCGTCATGGTGAAAGCAAGCAAATTGCCTTGTGCAGCCTGACTCGTTGGCAAATTGTTGATAATTTACGCCGGAGCCTGCGTGCACCTATCTATTTTCTAGTTGCTATTCTTGGGCTATTCGCATTACCAGGCAGAAGTTGGGTGTGGGAAACGATTGTGCTTTTAACGATTTTTCTTCCGTTTTTACGTGCACTTGCTTCAGCGGTGATGGGGAGAAGACTTAATCGATCCCTTGGTGTCAGTTTCATGCAGTGTGCATTACAGTTCATAACACTGCCATTTTCTGCTGTTCTATCGGCGGATGCCATTATACGCTCACTCTACCGCATGTACGTTAGTCGGCGTAATCTACTTGAGTGGGTCCCTTCTGCCTGGACCGATCGCGATGACACAACAAAGCATGTGTTCATGTTTGAGCCAGCGGGCTACATTGTTTCTGTCTTATTTGCCGTTGTCGCTTGGCTTTCAGACGATATTTTTGTGCGCGCTATAGGTGTAGCGGCTTTAATCCTTTGGCTATTAGCTAGACCGATCATCCAGAAATTAAATCAGCCACAAAAACCAAATAAGTATCCATGGATGGACGCGGCTGGTTCACAGCTCAGAGAATTAGCGTCCCAAATTTGGTCATTTTATGAACGGTATGTGACAGAGGATGAATCTTGGCTCCCCCCTGACAATGTCCAGTACCATCCACAGGAGATCATTGCTCATCGGACATCACCTACCAACATTGGGTTGTATTTAGCTTGTGTGGTTGCGGCCCGTGATCTTGATTTCATCGATACATCTGTGATGGTGAAACGTATTGAAGCCTCAGTAAAAACCGTTGTAAGGATGGAGAAATGGAATGGTCACTTACTAAACTGGTATGACACAGAATCTGCCCAGCCTCTATTACCTAAATATGTTTCAACCGTTGATTCCGGTAATTTTGTTGCCTATTTAATGGTCGTTCGTCAAGGATTGGCTGAATGGGGCAAACGAGAGAGTGATTTTAAGCCTCATATCGATTCTCTTAATAAAGAAATCAACGAACTAATTGAACAGACTAATTTTCAATCATTATATAACCAAGATGAACGTTTGTTCTCATTAGGGTATCATCTGGATTCAAATCAAAAAGATACGATTCTTTACGATTTATTGGCATCAGAGGCAAGACAGGCAAGCTTTGTTGCCATTGCCTTAGGGCAAATCCCAGTTTCACACTGGTTCTCATTAGGCCGAACGATGACCATTTCTGGCAAAGATAAGACATTATTATCGTGGTCGGGTACCATGTTTGAGTATTTAATGCCAAGTCTGATTATGCGCACATACAAAAATACAATTTGGGATTCCACTTATCGAGGTGTTGTTAGACTGCAACAAATGTATGCCGACCAATTTCAAGTGCCATTTGGAATTTCGGAAAGCGGTTACTATGCTTTTGACTATCAAATGAACTATCAGTATCGGGCTTTTGGTATTCCTGGACTTGGATTTGACCGTGGGCTTGAACATGATTTGGTCCTTGCTCCCTATGCTACGATTATGGCTCTTCCTTATGCGGGCAATGCAGGACTTTCAGCGCTAAAGAGGTTTGAGGATTTACAGGCTAAAGGAGACTTTGGATATTACGAGGCAGTAGATTTTACATCACAAAGACTTTCAAAAGGCAGCCGATATCAGGTCGTACAGAGTTACATGGCTCATCATCAAGGCATGAGTATGCTTACTCTTTGCAATTTATTGGCAAATGATATCATGATTAATCGATTTCATTCCGATGCTCGTATCTGTACAACCGACATGCTTTTACAAGAGCGCCTACCGGATAAAGCTGCCCTTATAGAAGAACCAATTGGGATCTATAAGAAGTTCACCTCTTTTGAAGAGCATTTTGACAGTTTGGAACGTAACTTTTATGAACCGACCCTCCTACCAGAAGTAAACATATTGTCAAACGGCCGTATGACGAGTATAAACACGAACAATGGTACTGGAATGCTCACATGGAATGGGATTGCTGTCACAAGATGGAGGGAAGATCCAGTTGTGGATACATCGGGCATGATGATTTACATCCACGAATTCCCTTCAGAAGAGACATGGAGCACATCGCGGTTCCCTTGCAATGCCATTCAGGATACAAAAGCCGTATTTCGTCTTGATAAAACTTCGTATGAAGGAGAGTATCAAGGCATCTCATCTAATCTTGAAATAACCATTTCCCCGAATGTGGACGCGGAAATTCGTCGCCTTCAACTCGTGAATAATAGTGATCAAGACCGTGTATTGGAAGTGACTACTTTTCTGGAATTAGCAATGGCAAACCCATCTGCAGTCAATGCGCATCCAGCGTTTAACAAGTTATTTATCGAAACCAGCCACGATGCCGCATCACAATGCTTATTGGCAAAGAGGCGGCCAAGAGAGGATAAAGAACAGGAGACATGGGCAGTCCATACTGTCTATGTTGACACACATGAAGTGGGAGACTATGAATTTGAAACAGATCGCGCCAAATTCATTGGCCGAGGTTATTCACTTAAGGAACCAAAGGCGCTATTTTCACGTCTGCGTGGACTTACAGGCTCTGTAGTGGACCCGGCGTTTGTCATGAGGCGCCGAATTCAATTGGCCCCGAAAGAATCAGCAACCGTCTATATCGTAACAGGTGTTGCAGAGAGTCGTGACAAAGCACTGGACATCATTCATCAGCTAAGTGAACCGAAGCAATCTGACAATGCCTTCCATTTAGCTTTGGTGCGTTCACAAATCGACCTCAGGCATCTGCATTTAACGCCGGAACAGGCAATGGAAGCCTATTTGTTGGCGGGGAGGCTCCTATTTACCCCGCCGCTCACTTCTTTGCGTCAGGAAGCAATTGAACATAATCGTTTGGGCCAGTCCGCATTATGGCCGTACGGAGTGAGTGGAGACGTGCCGATAGTGGTCGTTACGATTAAAAATATGGCCGATTTGCCATTCGTTCTGTTAATAACAAGACAACATCAGTACTTGTGCATGCTCGGATTAGAAATAGACCTGGTGGTGCTTGATGAGACCATAGGCGGGTACCAGGATCAGCTCATGAATCGCTTACGGGATGAGATGACTGCCATTGGGATAGGACAAATGAAACGAATGATCGGTTTGAAAGCATCACAGCTTGATGAGAATGTACGGACACTTCTAAAAGCTGTTGCTCGTGTATGGTTGCGGGCGGGTGGTCCAAGCCTAAAGGCACAATTACACGTTGAACCTATGACATTAAAGCCGTTAAAGCGGCAGCCTGCTGCAACACAAAAAGGTATTCAAAAGCAGTTGGCAACCAGTATTACGCCTATAGGGGAATTTTTCAATGGATGGGGTGGTTTTATTGAAGATGGCCAGGCCTATCAACTTTTCGTGCAAAACGGCTCTTATCTCCCTAGACCTTGGAGCAATATCCTTGCCAATCCAAGATTCGGTTGTTTAATTACCGATTTTGGCACAGGATATAGTTGGTGGCACAATTCGCGTGAGTGTAAACTCACCCCATGGACGAATGATCCAGTACTTGATCAGCCTGGAGAATGTCTCTATTTACGAGATCTCGTAACAGGTAAGGTCTGGTCTGCAACACCTAAACCGGCAGGAGCCGAACTGACGTATAAAGTCACTCATGGCAAAGGATTTAGCCGGTTTGAACAACTAGATGGTGAGATTACGCACACGATGGATACGGTCGTTCCTTTGGATGATACACTAAAAGTGGTCCAACTGCGCATAAGGAATAGTAGTAAGGTGCAAAAACAAATTTCCATTACGTATTACGCCGAATGGGTTCTTGGAGTTACTCGCGAGGCGCAAGCACCTTTCATTGTGACAGAATGGGATAAGGATCATAAGGCATTACTTGCTCATAACGCCTATCAGGAAACCTTTAGTGATGCTGTCAGCTTTATGCATATTTCTATTCCCGGGTCCAAGGATCCATCGGAACAGTTGTACTCTTGGACAGGTAACCGAGCGGAATTTATCGGACACGGAGGTTCATTAGAATCTCCAGCAGCACTCTTTGAAAAGGGACTGTCAAACCGCACAGGGTCATTCTCCAATACTTGCGGAGCGATCCAAACGGTTGTTGAAATACCCCCGGAAGATGAAATAACGGTAACCATTTTATTTGGCTGTGCAGCCTCAAAAAGTGAGGTTTATTCATTAATCGGACAATATGGTCGGCCTTCTTCCTTCAATGATACATTAACAAGTGTTAAACGTTATTGGCAGAATATCCTTGGACAAGTACAGGTTAAATCACCAGATCGTTCAATGGATATAATGATGAATGGCTGGCTATTATATCAAACATTGGCCTGTCGATTATGGGCCAGGACCGCTTTTTACCAAGCAGGCGGGGCATTTGGATTTCGCGATCAGCTGCAGGATTCACTCGCGTTTTTACATGCAGACCCTTCCATCACAAGGAAGCAAATACTTATCAATGCTGCACATCAATATCAAGAAGGAGATGTACAGCACTGGTGGCACGAAGAAACACACAAGGGAATCCGTACGAAATTTTCAGATGACTTACTTTGGCTTCCATACACTGTCTCGCGTTATTTAGAACAAACAGGTGATTACGAAATTCTTAAAGAAAACGTTCCCTTTATAAAAAGTGATGTTCTTAAAGATGAAGAATTGGAGCGTTACGAAGATACCGTAGTGTCTGAAGAAAAAGGGACCGTATTGGAACATTGCCTACGAGCCATTCGCCATTCCTTGAAATTTGGTGAACACGGAATCCCACTTATGGGAATTGGTGACTGGAACGACGGGATGAGCCGTATTGGAGCACAGGGACGCGGCGAGAGTGTCTGGCTGGGGTGGTTCCTTTTAGAAATTCTTAACAGGTTTATTAGACTTGAAGGGGACATCCTCTCGCCAAACGAAATTGAACAATTTGAAGAAACCGCACGCCAATTGGAGAACAACCTCAACCATAATGCTTGGGATGGTTCTTGGTTCCGCAGGGCCTTTACGGATGCTGGGACATGGATTGGGACCAATCGGAACAAGGAATGCCGAATTGATGCCATTGCACAGTCATGGTCAGTCCTTTCGAAGGGAACATCAGAAGACCGGCAGTCTCGGGCGATGGCATCGTTTGATCGCGAGCTTGTTGACCGCGATTTAAGCCTTGCTAAATTGTTAACAAAACCGTTTAATGAAACAAGCCCAAGCCCTGGATACATTCAAGGGTATCCGCCTGGAATTCGCGAAAATGGAGGGCAGTATACACACGGTGTGATATGGGGAATTGTGGCATGGGCGATGTTAAATCGTCGAGATAAGGCATTTGAGCTATTTTCCATGCTAAATCCCATCACACATACCCGCAACTTTCGAGACGTCCAAACGTACGAAAATGAACCATATGTTATGTCAGCAGATGTCTATACAGCTACTCCTCATCAAGGACGGGCTGGATGGTCCTGGTACACGGGAGCTGCGGGTTGGATGTACCAAGCGGGGCTGGAATATGTACTAGGAGTCAAGCTTCAAGGAGATCAGCTTTATATTCAGCCTTGTGTACCAGCCGAGTGGGATTCGTACACCATCGACTATAAATACCGAAAGACCACTTATTCGCTGAAGGTCTATTGTAAACAAGATCTTGGAATTCCAGTTAAATGGCTGGTCGACGGTAAGGACGCCGGAAAAGAGCCGTATTTGAAACTCGTGGATGACGGACAGGTTCACTTAGTAGAAGTTCATCTTGGTTTGCAGCATTTCAGACCACAGGAAAACAGGACACATGGTTAA
- a CDS encoding GNAT family N-acetyltransferase: protein MEIIQQWDQSESEFIRKKLIEYNMEKLPDDLKTPNENISFIIKDDDRKIVGGITGNMFWDHLHIDFLWVDQSVRGKGYGSELLNKMEGFAKEKGCRLIYLDTFSFQAPDFYKKNGYEVFGILEDHPKGFNQYFLQKRLSK, encoded by the coding sequence TTGGAAATAATTCAACAATGGGACCAGAGTGAGAGCGAGTTTATTCGAAAAAAGTTAATTGAATACAATATGGAAAAACTCCCAGATGATCTTAAAACGCCAAATGAAAACATAAGTTTTATTATAAAAGATGATGATAGAAAAATTGTTGGTGGAATTACTGGAAACATGTTTTGGGACCATTTACATATTGATTTTTTGTGGGTTGATCAGAGCGTCAGAGGGAAAGGGTACGGCAGCGAACTATTGAATAAAATGGAGGGATTCGCAAAAGAAAAAGGGTGTAGGTTAATTTATCTAGATACATTTAGTTTTCAAGCACCTGATTTCTATAAAAAAAATGGTTATGAGGTTTTTGGTATTCTTGAGGATCATCCAAAAGGATTTAATCAATATTTTTTACAAAAAAGACTTAGCAAATAG
- a CDS encoding CBO0543 family protein, with amino-acid sequence MRNEVFILIILWIIAIGFVFIIPKNKWRLAVVAFLFKQAITWVTGLIVIEFGLISYPVRFFPEVNRSSFSYEYFFYPIICSIFNVFYPNDHNKIIKFLYYCSFCTVLTVSEVIFEKYTKLITYVHWTWYFTWMSLFLTFMATRWFCIWFFKGISQEFD; translated from the coding sequence ATGAGAAACGAAGTATTTATTTTAATTATTTTATGGATCATCGCAATTGGATTCGTGTTTATCATTCCTAAAAATAAGTGGCGATTAGCAGTTGTCGCTTTTTTGTTTAAACAAGCCATTACCTGGGTAACAGGTTTAATCGTTATTGAGTTTGGCTTGATCAGCTATCCAGTCCGTTTTTTTCCCGAGGTTAATCGGTCAAGCTTTAGCTACGAATATTTTTTTTACCCAATCATTTGTAGTATTTTTAATGTGTTTTATCCAAATGATCATAATAAAATAATAAAGTTTCTATACTACTGCTCATTTTGCACGGTTCTAACTGTGAGCGAAGTGATCTTCGAGAAATACACAAAGCTCATTACTTATGTGCATTGGACCTGGTATTTTACATGGATGAGTTTATTTTTAACTTTTATGGCCACTCGATGGTTCTGTATATGGTTTTTTAAAGGGATTTCACAGGAATTTGACTAA
- a CDS encoding YjcZ family sporulation protein: MAGYGGMGGGCCYGGGGYGMGAGFALIVVLFILLIIVGAAYVY, encoded by the coding sequence ATGGCTGGATATGGTGGAATGGGTGGCGGCTGCTGCTACGGCGGCGGTGGCTACGGAATGGGTGCAGGCTTTGCCCTAATTGTTGTACTGTTCATCCTCTTAATTATTGTTGGAGCTGCTTACGTCTATTAA